The Deferribacterota bacterium region GCTATATATAAGACTATTGAAAAAGGCATAACTGTAGGAGATATATTAGAGGTTATAAGTAAAGAGAAAAAATCTAAAAAAACCTACATTATGACCTATTCTAATATTATCTTCAACCTTGATCCAAAGGTTGAAGATAATATTAGAATAGGTCATAATGTAGGTTTTTTTAGATTTTTTCTCTTTACTTATAACCTCTAATATATCTCCTACAGTTATGCCTTTTTCAATAGTCTTATATATAGCCTCAGCTATAATTGGGCCATCTGCAACAGGGTCATTAAAGGGCAAGCCAACCTCAATAAAATCAACCTTAGAGTTTTGCAAATATCTAAAAAGGCTTTTAAAATCTTCTATATTAGGGTAGCCCCCGACAATATATACACCTATCATTTTAACCTATCCCTAATTATATCTAGATCCTTATCCCCTCTTCCAGAGAGGTTTATTAGTATTGTTTTATTTCTAAATTCAGTTTTTCTCTTTAATATATACCCTAGTGCATGGGAGGGCTCTAAAGCAGGTATAATACCCTCTAAGAGGCTTAATTCCTTAAAGGCCATTAAAGCCTCATCATCGGTTGCTCTAACGTAGTTAACCCGCTCCTTTTCTTTCAAGTAACTATGGATTGGGCCAACTCCAGGATAATCAAGGCCAGCTGAAACAGAGGTGACATTTGCAATCTGGCCTTCTTTTGCCTGCAATGTGTAGGAATATGCTCCTTGAAAGATACCAGGGCTACCAAAACTAAGGGTTGCCGCATGGCTTCCTAATTCATCTGAGGTACCAGCTGCCTCAACCCCAATTAGTTTTACATCTTCCTTTAGAAAGGGCTTAAACATGCCTGCCGCATTACTGCCACCTCCAACACAACAAACAATATAATCTGGCATAAAGGCGTGTTTTTTAAAATAGGAGAGGGTTTCCAAGCCAATTATAGATTGAAAATAAGTAACTATCTCAGGGAAAGGGGAAGGACCAACAACTGAGCCAATAACGTAGTGGGTATCCCTAAAATTTGTCACATAATCCCTTAAGGCTTCTGATACTGCTTCTTTTAATGTTTTAGAGCCAACCTCAACCTCCACAACATTGGCACCTAATAATTTCATCTTTTCAACATTTATAGCCTGCCTTTTAGCGTCAACTGCACCCATATAGACTGTGCAATCTAAATTAAATAAGGCAGCAGCCGTTGCCGTTGCCAGTCCGTGTTGACCGGCTCCAGTTTCAGCAATAACCCTCTTTTTGCCCATATATTTTGCAAGTAACACCTGTCCGGTTGTATTATTAATCTTGTGAGCACCGGTGTGCAAGAGATCCTCTCTCTTTAGGTATAGCTTAAAGCCGTATTTTTCACTTATTCTCTTAGCATAATATATTGGTGTAGGCCTACCTACATAGTTTTCTAATATATCCTTTAATTCATCTTGAAAGGATTGCATTTTTTTAATCTTTCTAAAACTAATACTTAATTCATCAAGAACTGGTATTAAAGTCTCACTAGCAAATTGACCACCAAACTTACCATATTTAAATCTCACTGTTTTTTTCCTCACAAAATTTATTAATCTTTTTAATAAAGTTTTCCATCTTTTTATGATCTTTTATCCCTGGCTCTAGCTCAACACCACTTGATACATCAACCCCAAAGGGTGAAAAATCACTTATTACATCTATCACATTTTCTTCATTTAATCCACCTGCAATAATCAATTTTTTAGAGATATCCCTTAACTTTAAAGGGATTTCACTAGTTTTACCACTTCCTTTACTCGTATCATATAAAAAATAAGCACAATCTACATTAAATTCAAAATTATCTGAGGCATATATAACTTTTTTATGGTTAATAGGCTCATAAACCTGCACATAGTCAGCCAAAGTAATATATGGGGCAACCTCATCAA contains the following coding sequences:
- a CDS encoding tryptophan synthase subunit alpha — translated: MIGVYIVGGYPNIEDFKSLFRYLQNSKVDFIEVGLPFNDPVADGPIIAEAIYKTIEKGITVGDILEVISKEKKSKKTYIMTYSNIIFNLWIKVEDNIRIGHNVGFFRFFLFTYNL
- the trpB gene encoding tryptophan synthase subunit beta, which produces MRFKYGKFGGQFASETLIPVLDELSISFRKIKKMQSFQDELKDILENYVGRPTPIYYAKRISEKYGFKLYLKREDLLHTGAHKINNTTGQVLLAKYMGKKRVIAETGAGQHGLATATAAALFNLDCTVYMGAVDAKRQAINVEKMKLLGANVVEVEVGSKTLKEAVSEALRDYVTNFRDTHYVIGSVVGPSPFPEIVTYFQSIIGLETLSYFKKHAFMPDYIVCCVGGGSNAAGMFKPFLKEDVKLIGVEAAGTSDELGSHAATLSFGSPGIFQGAYSYTLQAKEGQIANVTSVSAGLDYPGVGPIHSYLKEKERVNYVRATDDEALMAFKELSLLEGIIPALEPSHALGYILKRKTEFRNKTILINLSGRGDKDLDIIRDRLK